In Methanosarcina barkeri MS, a single window of DNA contains:
- a CDS encoding MFS transporter, which produces MFVLVIDTTIMNVSISTLIKDFDTNVATVQAAITLYSLVMASLMITGGKLGDIIGRKRAFRTGLIIYGSGSFLTAISPTMAVLFIGWSILEGLGATLVMPAIQTLVTSNYSGKDRALSYGILGGIVASAIALGPIIGGWLTTEYTWRLAFGGEVVIVIIILLLSRYILDAPLETEEKPRLDIVGSIISALGMGLIVFGILLAGTYGWWEARHPFSIGGIEISPFGLSPTPVFILAGSIILLGFALWEFHVITLGKMPLVRLDVLRDRRVTSGIFVQMVQTVLIGGFLFSMALFLQIAMGLNAMQTGFLYLPLSIPLLIASLTASRLSSRIAPKRIIQVGLLVLIAGLLLAIATINVEVRGFALLTGFALIGIGAGVIASQIMNLILSQVGPERTSETAALMSTSQNLGMAIGTALMGSIVIVGLVGGATNLINDSTAIPEELKPSVISAVEDNARFLSDEELTAILKDAPPDLSQKVLKVNEIARIHGIKTSLWGLVVFAILGIIVSIFLPPEILVPSQTEI; this is translated from the coding sequence ATGTTTGTGCTTGTTATTGATACGACGATAATGAATGTTTCTATCTCTACACTCATCAAAGATTTTGACACTAACGTTGCCACCGTCCAGGCTGCCATTACACTCTATTCTCTTGTAATGGCATCACTTATGATCACCGGAGGAAAGCTTGGAGATATTATTGGTCGAAAAAGGGCATTCAGGACAGGACTGATCATCTATGGTAGTGGTTCGTTCCTGACTGCAATCAGCCCGACAATGGCTGTGCTGTTTATAGGCTGGTCAATCCTTGAAGGATTAGGAGCTACCCTTGTAATGCCTGCCATTCAGACGCTCGTGACCTCAAACTACAGCGGAAAGGACCGTGCACTTTCTTACGGCATTTTAGGAGGAATCGTTGCAAGCGCGATTGCACTCGGGCCCATTATAGGAGGCTGGCTGACAACTGAGTACACTTGGAGGCTTGCCTTTGGCGGGGAGGTAGTAATCGTGATTATTATCCTGTTGTTAAGCCGGTATATTCTGGATGCGCCCCTTGAGACTGAAGAGAAACCCAGGCTGGATATAGTCGGCTCGATAATCTCTGCGCTGGGAATGGGGCTTATTGTCTTTGGGATATTACTGGCAGGGACATATGGCTGGTGGGAAGCGCGTCATCCCTTCTCAATAGGAGGAATTGAAATTTCTCCATTCGGGCTTTCCCCGACCCCAGTGTTTATTTTAGCAGGAAGCATTATCCTGTTGGGTTTTGCCCTCTGGGAATTTCATGTCATTACTCTGGGGAAGATGCCGCTCGTAAGACTTGACGTGCTCAGGGATCGCAGGGTTACTTCAGGTATTTTTGTCCAGATGGTTCAGACCGTTCTTATAGGAGGTTTTCTGTTCAGTATGGCTCTTTTCCTCCAGATTGCCATGGGTCTCAATGCTATGCAGACAGGATTTCTCTACCTTCCACTTTCCATACCACTTTTAATTGCTTCGCTCACAGCATCTCGGTTATCTTCCCGCATAGCCCCAAAGCGCATTATTCAGGTAGGGCTACTTGTACTTATCGCAGGGCTGTTACTGGCTATTGCAACCATTAATGTGGAGGTCAGAGGGTTTGCCCTGCTGACCGGTTTTGCCTTAATAGGTATAGGCGCAGGAGTTATAGCATCGCAGATAATGAACCTCATCCTCTCCCAGGTAGGTCCTGAAAGGACAAGCGAGACAGCTGCTCTTATGAGCACTTCCCAGAATTTGGGCATGGCTATTGGAACTGCCCTTATGGGCTCCATAGTTATTGTGGGCCTAGTCGGAGGAGCCACTAACCTTATCAATGACAGTACTGCTATTCCAGAGGAGCTCAAGCCTTCTGTGATATCGGCAGTAGAGGATAACGCCCGCTTTTTGAGCGATGAAGAACTGACAGCTATCCTGAAAGATGCTCCTCCTGACCTTTCACAGAAGGTCTTGAAAGTAAACGAAATTGCCCGCATTCACGGGATAAAAACTTCCCTCTGGGGACTGGTGGTTTTTGCGATACTTGGCATAATTGTCTCAATCTTTCTCCCGCCTGAGATCCTGGTTCCTTCGCAAACTGAGATATAA
- a CDS encoding ArsR family transcriptional regulator, which translates to MRSNLITILLSSEKRTDLLLLLKEKPRTIEEINNELNTNSVAILPQLKKLKEKGLVIQEEKIYELSLIGKIIVRKMESLVKAFRQLENNYK; encoded by the coding sequence ATGAGATCTAACCTGATCACAATTCTTTTGTCTTCCGAAAAAAGGACCGACCTGCTTCTCCTCCTCAAAGAAAAGCCTCGAACCATTGAAGAGATCAATAATGAGCTTAATACGAACTCAGTCGCAATTCTGCCCCAGCTTAAAAAACTGAAGGAAAAAGGGCTCGTGATTCAGGAAGAAAAGATATATGAACTTTCCCTTATTGGGAAAATCATTGTTAGAAAAATGGAATCTCTTGTAAAAGCCTTCAGACAGCTTGAAAACAATTACAAGTAA
- a CDS encoding FumA C-terminus/TtdB family hydratase beta subunit, translating into MEYNLKTPLKKEDIEKLNAGDIVYISGEILTARDEAHARILEMGDNKEALPFSLEGAVIYHCGPLMQQTENGWKVVSAGPTTSGRMSKMTPPLLKAHNVRAIIGKGGMKGVADALKNGSVYLAYTGGCAALAAELIKEVKAVYWLDLGMPEAVWVLRVEKFGPLIVGIDVKGKDIFAEVREKAQKQLEKQG; encoded by the coding sequence ATGGAATATAACCTGAAAACTCCGCTGAAGAAAGAAGATATCGAGAAACTCAATGCCGGAGATATTGTCTATATCTCAGGGGAAATCCTGACAGCCAGGGACGAAGCTCATGCCAGAATTCTTGAAATGGGAGATAACAAAGAAGCTCTTCCTTTTTCCCTGGAAGGTGCTGTAATCTACCACTGCGGCCCCCTGATGCAGCAAACCGAAAACGGCTGGAAAGTAGTGTCTGCCGGTCCTACAACCAGCGGCAGGATGTCAAAAATGACTCCCCCTCTCCTGAAAGCCCATAACGTTCGGGCAATCATAGGAAAAGGCGGGATGAAAGGCGTAGCTGATGCTTTGAAGAATGGCTCCGTCTATCTGGCTTATACAGGCGGATGTGCAGCCCTTGCCGCAGAGTTAATCAAAGAAGTAAAAGCCGTCTACTGGCTTGACCTTGGGATGCCTGAAGCTGTCTGGGTGCTCAGAGTGGAAAAATTCGGGCCGCTTATTGTAGGGATTGATGTAAAAGGAAAGGATATTTTTGCCGAGGTAAGGGAAAAAGCTCAAAAGCAGCTTGAAAAGCAAGGATAA
- a CDS encoding fumarate hydratase: MSTKISRESFIRSIADLLRKTETELPDDVVNAIRKAEAAEENQVAKFQLRAILKNLEIAKKHRVPMCQDTGIMIFFAEIGSEFQPGFDLEAAIREAVILATAEIPLRPNAVDPLTRKNSGNNTGVGIPDIHWKIVPGNQLKITAAPKGAGSENMSSLRMFNPTETGSIKNFVLETIVNAGGMPCPPLTIGIGIGGSFDAAARLAKESLLEPLDAPIEGLEREIFEAVNALGIGCMGLGGSTTALAVRVKKAHCHTASLPVAVNIQCWANRHASVVFGGMSNGI, from the coding sequence TTGTCTACAAAAATTAGCCGTGAAAGTTTTATTCGGTCTATTGCAGACCTTTTAAGAAAAACGGAAACCGAGCTTCCTGATGATGTAGTAAACGCAATCAGGAAAGCTGAGGCCGCAGAAGAAAATCAGGTTGCAAAATTTCAGCTTCGGGCAATCCTGAAGAACCTTGAAATTGCAAAAAAACACAGGGTTCCCATGTGCCAGGACACAGGCATAATGATTTTTTTTGCGGAAATCGGGAGCGAGTTTCAGCCAGGTTTTGACCTTGAGGCTGCAATCAGAGAAGCAGTGATACTTGCAACAGCCGAAATTCCTCTCCGGCCGAACGCAGTCGATCCCCTGACCCGAAAGAACAGCGGAAACAATACAGGAGTTGGAATTCCGGATATTCACTGGAAAATTGTACCCGGAAACCAGTTAAAGATCACAGCTGCACCTAAAGGCGCAGGTTCGGAAAATATGAGTTCGCTGCGTATGTTTAATCCTACAGAAACCGGAAGTATCAAAAACTTCGTGTTAGAAACCATAGTAAACGCCGGAGGAATGCCCTGCCCTCCCCTGACCATAGGAATCGGTATTGGGGGTTCTTTTGATGCGGCAGCCAGGCTTGCAAAAGAATCCCTTCTTGAGCCTCTTGACGCCCCGATAGAGGGACTGGAACGAGAAATCTTTGAAGCTGTAAACGCCCTTGGAATAGGATGTATGGGGCTTGGAGGCAGCACAACTGCCCTTGCAGTGCGTGTAAAAAAAGCTCACTGCCACACTGCTTCCCTTCCGGTTGCAGTAAATATCCAGTGCTGGGCGAATCGACATGCTTCGGTTGTGTTTGGGGGGATGAGTAATGGAATATAA
- a CDS encoding tetratricopeptide repeat protein, which produces MYEPPNQFHCLDADVWIEIPNRVIGVTGNCYVGRDYIPKNGKTQYDVKVFVKKIKMEQENPDTLIKDNDLELSKSKSDDIGTLIEKGVNLRNFKKYDEALQIFEKVTELEPSNAQAWHNKGIILGILKKYNEARQAFEKAMEIEPEKNHRDRSARHLRSARNRTSERDQGSNVEQ; this is translated from the coding sequence ATGTACGAACCTCCTAACCAATTTCATTGCCTTGATGCCGATGTTTGGATTGAGATTCCAAATAGGGTAATAGGCGTTACTGGTAATTGCTATGTTGGACGGGATTACATCCCTAAAAACGGTAAAACGCAATATGATGTGAAGGTCTTCGTTAAGAAGATCAAAATGGAACAAGAGAATCCTGATACATTGATTAAAGACAATGATCTAGAATTATCTAAGAGTAAGTCAGATGACATTGGAACTTTGATTGAGAAAGGAGTGAATCTAAGGAATTTTAAAAAATATGACGAGGCCCTGCAAATATTTGAAAAAGTGACAGAACTCGAACCCTCGAATGCACAGGCATGGCATAATAAAGGAATTATTCTAGGAATCCTTAAGAAGTACAACGAAGCTCGGCAAGCATTTGAGAAAGCGATGGAAATCGAACCGGAGAAAAATCATAGGGATCGTAGTGCTCGTCATCTTCGTTCCGCTCGCAATAGGACCTCTGAAAGGGATCAGGGCAGCAACGTAGAACAGTAA
- a CDS encoding HEAT repeat domain-containing protein → MVDQEKIHNQCLSDDPKERIHALEELKFYFSYMPDKQQAWNDLHRLTSDENSDVRHSAAFALGSVFSQVPDKQQAWNDLHRLTSDENSDVRYCVAWALRSAFSQVPDKQQAWNDLFRLTNDEDRYEVNNSAVFALGSVFSQVPDKQQAWNDLHRLTNNENSYVRSGAVSALGSAFSQVPDKQQAWNDLHRLTNDEDSYVRSDASSVLGFVFSQVVDKQQAWNDLHRLTNDEDSYVRSGATSALGSAFSQVPDKQQAWNNLHRLTNDKNSNVKSHASWALGSAFSHVPDKQQAWNDLHRLANDEDSLVRSFSNHSLGRVSIFMASLAETYEDYKKELEKAIEFFEIAAKEAFGFNPAQFCLPFYRSFHTIIFKKQEAREEVNKYLEEAEAAIEDSESKKQLFEAVENLAEALKEVQNLETLDIQAMKGELNFYRKYCDRAVELMKDTEETAPLATEVMRKGLPILDRNIKRILEEIQEKAKNTYKQSQGTVTEKIAYSVCREVQKWEMGSPEEMTQKVEDIAYVLKKKIGYVSENEYVLNKIEAMRYERNLIKQYEALLFVIEQIPTITVVPEDVVVENINKVGQELGTKVDGLSQEINEIRISLSPGITQEIEISSGIEILGTGAALITTIPLQEISYAELKEDLQRIKGENISKLSELPKRLANKIKGYLLMKDREDIVEQLT, encoded by the coding sequence TTGGTCGACCAAGAGAAAATTCACAATCAATGTCTAAGCGATGATCCAAAAGAGCGTATACATGCGTTAGAGGAATTAAAATTTTATTTTTCATACATGCCGGATAAACAACAAGCATGGAATGACTTACATAGACTGACCAGTGATGAAAACAGTGATGTTAGGCATAGTGCTGCCTTCGCTCTTGGTTCTGTATTTTCTCAAGTGCCAGATAAGCAACAAGCATGGAATGACTTACATAGACTGACCAGTGATGAAAACAGTGATGTGAGATATTGTGTTGCCTGGGCTCTTAGGTCTGCGTTTTCTCAAGTGCCGGATAAGCAACAGGCATGGAATGACTTATTTAGATTGACCAATGATGAAGACAGGTATGAGGTGAACAATAGTGCTGTCTTCGCTCTTGGTTCTGTATTTTCTCAAGTGCCAGATAAGCAACAGGCATGGAATGACTTACATAGACTGACTAATAATGAAAACAGTTATGTGAGGTCTGGTGCTGTCTCAGCTCTTGGTTCTGCGTTTTCTCAAGTGCCAGATAAACAACAGGCATGGAATGATTTACATAGACTCACCAATGATGAAGACAGTTATGTGAGATCTGATGCTTCCTCTGTTCTTGGTTTTGTGTTTTCTCAAGTGGTAGATAAACAACAGGCATGGAATGATTTACATAGACTCACCAATGATGAAGACAGTTATGTGAGGTCTGGTGCTACCTCAGCTCTTGGTTCTGCATTTTCTCAAGTGCCAGATAAGCAACAAGCATGGAATAATTTACATAGACTCACCAATGATAAAAACAGCAATGTAAAGTCTCATGCATCCTGGGCTCTTGGTTCTGCATTTTCTCATGTGCCAGACAAACAACAGGCATGGAATGATTTACATAGACTGGCCAATGATGAAGATTCGCTGGTGAGATCCTTCTCAAATCATTCTCTTGGAAGAGTTTCGATATTCATGGCTTCCCTGGCAGAAACATATGAAGATTACAAAAAAGAATTAGAAAAGGCAATAGAATTTTTCGAAATCGCAGCAAAGGAAGCATTTGGCTTTAATCCAGCTCAGTTTTGTCTCCCTTTTTATCGCTCATTCCATACAATTATTTTCAAAAAACAGGAAGCTAGAGAAGAAGTGAACAAATATCTGGAAGAAGCTGAAGCTGCAATTGAAGACTCAGAAAGCAAGAAACAGCTTTTTGAAGCTGTTGAAAACCTCGCAGAAGCATTAAAAGAAGTCCAGAATTTGGAAACTCTAGACATACAGGCGATGAAAGGCGAGCTTAATTTCTATAGAAAATACTGTGATCGTGCAGTAGAACTAATGAAAGATACTGAAGAAACAGCACCGTTAGCGACAGAAGTTATGAGAAAAGGACTACCTATTCTGGATAGAAATATAAAAAGAATCCTAGAAGAGATTCAAGAGAAAGCAAAAAATACATACAAGCAATCTCAAGGAACCGTCACAGAAAAAATTGCATACTCTGTTTGTAGGGAAGTTCAAAAATGGGAAATGGGTAGTCCAGAAGAAATGACACAAAAGGTAGAGGATATTGCATATGTTTTAAAAAAGAAAATTGGATACGTTTCCGAAAATGAGTATGTTTTGAATAAGATTGAAGCAATGAGATACGAAAGAAATCTGATAAAACAATATGAAGCCCTACTTTTCGTGATTGAGCAAATTCCTACTATCACAGTAGTTCCTGAAGATGTTGTAGTAGAAAATATCAACAAAGTAGGTCAAGAATTAGGAACAAAAGTAGATGGTCTTTCTCAAGAAATTAATGAGATAAGGATTAGCTTAAGCCCTGGCATAACACAAGAAATTGAAATTTCTTCAGGGATTGAGATTTTGGGAACAGGTGCAGCGCTAATAACAACGATTCCTTTACAAGAAATTTCTTATGCTGAACTTAAAGAAGATTTGCAAAGGATAAAAGGAGAGAATATTAGCAAATTGTCTGAGCTTCCAAAAAGATTAGCTAACAAAATTAAAGGTTATTTATTAATGAAAGACAGAGAAGATATTGTTGAGCAGTTAACTTGA